Below is a genomic region from Lonsdalea populi.
CTGTTTAAACAGGGTGAGCGCTGGCAGTTGGATCACCATTTCGCGGTAAGGCTGAGGCATCTGTCTTCACCGTCTTTGATACAAACCCTGCTTTTGTCGCTGGCGAGTATGGCAATGACCTCGCTGCTGATGTGGGTTGTCAGCGGCTGGCTGTTCGGCCTGCCGATGCTGATTCTTTGGGTCATTATTGGTCTGCTCTGCGTAGGGGCGGGCGAAATGAGGCTGCACTATCACTGTTATTTGCAGGCGGCTCAACGCGGTGAAGCGGATGCGGAACGCCAGATGTCTGCTGAGTTGGCGCTGATTCATGGCTTACCGGTGGGTGCCAGCGAATCGGAAAGGCTTAAGGAGCTACAGAACGCTTTGTTGTGGATTAATTTCCGCTATTACCTGGCTCCGCTGTTCTGGTTTGTGGTCGCCGGACCTTATGGACCCATTGCACTGGTCGGTTATGCCTGCCTGAGGGCGCATCAAACAATGCTTGCTCGTTACCACACGCCGTTGGAACGAGCTAATTCTGGTGTTGACACATTATTGCATTGGCTGGACTGGATCCCCGTGCGGTTGGCTGGGGCGGCTTATGCGTTGCTGGGGCACGGCGAAAAAGCGCTGCCCGCCTGGTTCTCCGCCTTACTGGATTTTCACAGTACCCAGTATTGGGTGCTGACCCGGTTGGCTCAATTTTCTTTGGCGCGGGAGCCCCACATTGATCCTTTGGCAACGCCGGCCGCGGCCGTGAAATTAGCGAAAAAGGTGACGCTGGTAATTGTCGTGGTGGTGGCGCTATTGACTATCTACGGCGCGCTGATATGACTTGCAGCCTAAAGCCTAAAGCCTAAAGCCTAAAGCCTAAAGCCTAAAGCCTAAAGCCTAAAGCGCCTTGGGACCAAAATAGCTGGCGGTTGACAAAGTGGAAAACCGAAAGGGAGTAAGAGGAAATGGAGAAAGAGCGACTGTTGTTCTCTGTCGCTACAGCTCTTGATTGATGCCGCCCTTTGGGCTGGGCGGCATCAAAGTCACGAAAGCGTTATTTAGCCTGCTTACGTTGCTTCAGCCAGTAACCGCATCCCAGCACCGCTAACCAGAATGGGATCAGGATGACGGAAATACGAATGCCCGGCGTCAGGGCCATAATCACCAGAATTCCTGCCATGAACAGTAAGCACAGGTAGTTGCCGAAGGGGTAAAGCAGCGCCTTGAATTTGGTTTCTATGCCTTCACGATCTTTATGCTGGCGAAATTTAATGTGCGCCAAGCTGATCATGGCCCAGTTGATGACCAGAGCCGAGACGACCAGCGCCATCAGCAATTCCAACGCTTTGCCGGGAATGAGATAGTTGATCAGTACGCAGAAGGCTGTCGCCAACGCTGAAATAGCAATAGCGATGACAGGTACGCCGCGCGCATCCACCGTGCTCAGCGCTTTGGGACCATTACCTTGTTTAGACAGGCCATACAGCATGCGGCTGTTGCAATACACGCAGCTGTTATAGACCGAAAGCGCGGCCGTCAGTACCACGATGTTCAGGATCGTCGCGACCACGTCGCTGTTCAGCTCATGGAAAATCATGACGAAGGGACTGCCGCCTTCGACTACTTTGCCCCACGGGTACAGTGACAGCAGAATCGTCAGAGAGCCGATATAGAAAATCAGGATGCGGTAGATCACCTGATTAGTGGCGCGAGGAATGCTTTTTTCAGGATCATCCGCTTCAGCGGCGGTGATGCCGACTAGCTCCAGACCGCCGAAGGAGAACATGATAACCGCCATCGCCATGACCAGGCCCATGATCCCGTTTGGGAAGAACCCCCCTTGATTCCACAGGTTGGTTACCGTGGCTTCGGGGCCACCCTGTCCGCTGAGTAACAGCCAGCCGCCAAAAGCGATCATGCCGATGATGGCGGCCACCTTAATCAGGGCGAACCAGAACTCCATTTCTCCGTAAATCTTCACGTTAGCGAGGTTGATGGCGTTGATGACCATGAAAAAGACGGCGGCGGAAACCCAGGTTGGAATACCTGGCCACCAATACTGAACGTAGATGCCGACGGCGCTGAGCTCGGCCATTGCCACGAGAACGTACAGCACCCAATAGTTCCACCCTGAGGCGAACCCGGCAAAGTTACCCCAATATTTATAGGCGAAGTGGCTGAAAGATCCTGCGACAGGTTCCTCAACCGACATCTCTCCCAACTGCCGCATGATGAAAAACGCGATAATACCGCCAATAGCGTAGCCCAGGAGAACCGAAGGTCCCGCCATCTTGATTGTCTGTGCGATACCGAGAAACAGTCCCGTTCCCACTGCACCGCCGAGGGCAATCAACTGTATATGACGGTTTTTTAATCCACGCTTTAGCGTTCCGTCTTGTTGATTTTGCATAGCTTTACCTTCTGCCTATCTAAATGAAAGTCTTGAGAGCACCAGCTAGAACACTGGCAGCTTTACATTGGTGTTATTTTAAGTTTACGGCGAGGAAGAGGCGAAAATAACCTTCCCACTACCGTTGGTCAGAGAATAGTGATAGGCGTCGATAATTGCACTGATTTATTCGTTGTGTGGTTCAAAGCAGGATCGAAAACTCCTCGTTATCTTTCCGATATTTTCCGTTGGTTCTATCTTGTCATTGTCATGCAGTGCTTAACATTTAATTTGAAGGCGAATAGTTCAATGTTATTTTTTTCGTAAATTGTTATGCAATAAATGCGGTTTTTATTCTGTTTTGGAGGATTTAATCGTGTCAGCTGCTAGGGTTCTGTTCATGAAAAGTTACAGCGTAGAACGGTAAATATTGGTAATACCAAAAATCTATTAGCTAAATTTCTTATTATTTAGATCTTGTTGTTAAAAACTATAGCGATAGGCAATTGTCATAGTAATGATATAGACAGAAGGTGAATACTTTGTTACTTTGACGCCACGTTTTTTGAATTGGTATTACCAATTAACTCCGCGCTATTCGCCGAGACAATTTCGCCATGGCATACAGCAAGATCCGTCAGCCCAAACTATCAGATGTTATTGAACAGCAACTGGAGTTTCTGATCCTGGAAGGGACTTTGCGGCCTGGTGAAAAACTTCCTCCGGAACGTGAGCTCGCCAAACAGTTTGAGGTATCACGTCCTTCTCTCAGAGAGGCCATTCAACGACTTGAAGGCAAAGGACTGTTGCTGCGCCGTCAGGGCGGCGGCACGTTTGTCCAGACTAATTTGTGGCATAGCGTCAGCGACCCGCTGGCCGAGCTGCTTAGCAATCATCCTGAATCACAGTTCGATCTTCTTGAAACACGTCACGCATTGGAAGGCATTGCCGCTTATTACGCGGCGTTGCGCGGTACTGAGTCCGATTTGCAACGCATTCGGGAATGTCATCTTTTGATCGAACAAGCGCGTGATTCCGGCGATCTGGCCGCGGAATCAGAAGCCGTTATGCACTATCAGGTCGCGGTGACGGAAGCGACGCATAACGTGGTCCTGCTGCATCTGTTGCGATGCATGGGACCTGTGCTGGAACAGAACGTAAGACAGAATTTCGAATTGCTCTACCTAAGTCGCGAAGTGCTGGCCAAGGTGAGTAGTCATCGCGCCAGGATTTTTGAGGCGATAGTCGCTCGTGAGCCGGAGCAGGCGCGCGAAGCTTCACACCGTCATCTGGCGTTTATAGAGGAAATATTGCTGGAACTGAACCGGGAACACAGCCGGCGAGAGCGCTCATTGCGTCGGCTCCAGCAACGCAAGGACTAGGTGCTTTCATTGAGGTGCCGTTTGCGAAATACGAGACGATGAGCCTGTCTTCCTGCGCTTTTAACCCTATGGGCGCAGAGTGTATTAAGACAGGCTCCAGACAATTCAACTGAATTAGAAACAGATAAGGAACAGACCATGTCAGAACGTTTGAACAGTGACGTGGATCCGATCGAAACGCGTGACTGGCTGCAGGCGATCGAATCGGTTATCCGTGAAGAAGGTGTTGAGCGCGCGCAGTTCCTGATTGATCAGGTTCTGAGTGAAGCACGTAAAGGCGGCGTAAAAACGGCTGCCGGCAGCGCAAGCAGCAGTTACATCAACAGCATCGCCGTTGAAGACGAACCTGCCTATCCGGGCAACCTTGATCTGGAGCGCCGTATTCGTTCAACGATACGTTGGAATGCGGTCATGACCGTACTGCGCGCTTCTAAGAAAGATTTGGAGCTGGGCGGCCACATGGCGTCCTATCAGTCCTCCGCCACCTTCTACGAAGTGTGCTTCAACCACTTCTTCCGCGCACGCAACGCGCAGGATGGCGGCGATTTGGTTTACTTCCAGGGACATATCTCCCCCGGCGTCTACGCTCGCGCATTTGTCGAAGGTCGTCTGACCGAAGAGCAGATGAATAACTTCCGTCAGGAAGTACACGGTCACGGCCTGTCTTCCTATCCGCACCCGAAACTGATGCCTGAATTCTGGCAGTTTCCGACCGTTTCCATGGGGCTGGGGCCTATCGGCGCCATCTACCAGGCCAAATTCCTCAAATACCTGGAACACCGTGGTCTGAAAGACACCTCTAAACAGACTGTCTACGCCTTCCTGGGCGACGGTGAGATGGATGAGCCGGAATCTAAAGGTGCCATCACCATCGCCACCCGTGAAAAACTGGATAACCTAGTCTTCGTCATCAACTGCAACCTGCAGCGTCTGGACGGACCGGTTACCGGTAACGGCAAGATCATCAACGAGCTGGAAGGCGTGTTCGGCGGCGCTGGCTGGGAAGTGATCAAGGTCATCTGGGGCGGTCGCTGGGATGAGCTGCTGCGTAAAGACACCAGCGGTAAGCTGATTCAGCTGATGAACGAAACCGTGGATGGCGACTACCAGACCTTCAAATCGAAAAACGGCGCCTACGTGCGTGAGCACTTCTTCGGTAAATATCCGGAAACCGCAGAGCTGGTCAAAGACTGGACCGACGATGAAATCTGGGCGCTGAACCGCGGCGGCCACGATCCGAAGAAAGTCTATGCCGCACTGAAAAAAGCGCAGGACACCAAGGGCAAACCGATCGTTATTCTGGCGCATACCATCAAGGGTTACGGTATGGGTGATGCGGCCGAAGGCAAGAACATCGCTCACCAGGTCAAGAAGATCAACATGGAAGGCGTTCGCTACTTCCGCGATCGTTTCAACGTGCCGGTCAAGGACGAAGAGCTGGAAAAACTGCCTCTGCTGACCTTCGACAAAGATTCTGAAGAGTACAAATACCTGCACGAACGTCGTCAGGCGCTGGAAGGCTACGTGCCGTCCCGTCAGCCTAACTTCAGCGGTTCTTTGGATCTGCCGACGCTGGAAGACTTTGGTCCGCTGCTGGAAGAGCAGAACAAAGAGATCTCCACCACCATCGCTTTCGTGCGTGCCCTGAACGTGATGCTGAAGAATAAGTCGATCAAAGATCGTCTGGTGCCGATCATCGCGGATGAAGCGCGTACCTTCGGTATGGAAGGTCTGTTCCGTCAGATCGGTATCTACAGCCCGAACGGCCAGCAGTACACCCCGCAGGACCGTGAGCAGGTGGCGTACTACAAAGAAGACGAGAAAGGTCAGATTCTGCAGGAAGGGATCAACGAACTGGGCGCCGGCGCGTCCTGGCTGGCGGCGGCAACGTCCTACAGCACCAACGACCTGCCGATGATTCCGTTCTACATTTACTACTCCATGTTCGGGTTCCAGCGTATCGGCGACCTGTGCTGGGCAGCTGGCGACCAGCAGGCGCGCGGCTTCCTGATTGGAGGGACCTCCGGTCGTACTACGCTGAACGGCGAAGGTTTGCAGCATGAAGATGGCCACAGCCACATTCAGTCTCTGACTATCCCTAACTGTATTTCCTACGATCCGGCTTTCGCCTACGAAGTTGCTGTCATCATGCATGACGGTCTGCACCGTATGTACGGCGAAGCGCAAGAGAACGTTTATTATTACATTACGACGCTGAACGAAAACTACCACATGCCGGCTATGCCGCAGGGCGCCGAAGACGGCATCCGCAAAGGTATTTACAAGCTGGAAACGGTAGAAGGCAGCAAAGGCAAGGTACAGCTGCTGGGCTCCGGCTCCATCCTGCGCCATGTCCGCGAAGCTGCGGTGATCCTGTCCAAGGACTACGGCATCGGTTCCGACGTCTACAGCGTGACTTCCTTCACCGAACTGGCTCGCGACGGTCAGGACTGCGAACGTTGGAACATGCTGCACCCGGCCGAAACGCCGCGCGTACCGTACATCGCTCAGGTGATGAGCGAAGCGCCAGCCGTCGCTTCTACCGACTACATGAAGCTGTTCGCCGAGCAGGTACGTACTTACATCCCGGCCAGCGACTATCGCGTTCTGGGGACGGACGGCTTCGGTCGCTCTGACAGCCGTGAGAACCTGCGTCACCACTTCGAAGTGGATGCGTCTTACGTGGTTGTCGCCGCATTGGGCGAGCTGGCTAAACGCGGCGAAGTTGAAGCTTCTGAAGTGGCTGAAGCCATTAAGAAATTCAACATCGACCCTGAGAAAGTTAACCCGCGTCTGGCATAAGAGGGCAAGATTACATGGCTATCGAAATCAATGTTCCGGATATCGGTTCGGACGAAGTTGAAGTCACCGAAGTAATGGTGAAAGTCGGCGACACTGTTGAAGCAGAGCAGTCGCTGATTACGGTGGAAGGCGATAAGGCCTCCATGGAAGTGCCTTCCCCTCAGGCGGGCGTGGTGAAAGAAATCAAGATTGCCGTCGGCGACAAAGTCTCCACCGGTTCTCTGATCATGGTCTTTGATTCGGCAGACAGCGCGGCGGAAGCGCCGGCGCCGGCAGCAGCGCAGCCGGAAGCGGCTCAGGCCGCTCCGGCTGCGGCTAGCGCAGTGAAAGAGGTCGAAGTGCCTGACATCGGCGGCGATGAAGTCGAAGTGACCGAAGTGATGGTAAAAGTCGGCGACAGCGTTGAAGCGGAACAGTCTCTGATCACCGTGGAAGGCGACAAAGCCTCTATGGAAGTTCCGGCGCCGTTCGCAGGCACGGTCAAAGAAATTAAGATCGCCACGGGCGACAAGGTGAAAACTGGCTCTCTGATCATGGTGTTTGAAGTGGCAGGCGCTGCGCCAGCCGCACAGGCTAGCCAGCCGGCCGCTGCTCCGGCCGCCGCCAGCACGGGTTCTGCCGCAAAAGACGTCAACGTCCCGGACATCGGCGGCGACGAAGTCGAAGTCACCGAAGTGATGGTCAGCGTAGGCGACAAAGTCACGGCAGAACAGTCTCTGATCACCGTGGAAGGCGACAAGGCTTCTATGGAAGTTCCGGCGCCGTTCGCAGGCACGGTCAAAGAGATCAAAATCGCCACGGGCGACAAGGTGAAAACCGGCTCCCTGATCATGGTGTTTGAGGTCGAAGGCGCAGCCCCGGCTGCGGCAGCGAAAACCGAAGCGAGTGCCGCGCCAGCTCCAGCTAAAGCCGCACCTGCCGCTGCTCCGGCTGCGGCCAGCTCCAGCGCGAAGGGCGAGTTCGCTGAGAACGACGCTTACGTGCACGCGACCCCGGTCATCCGTCGTCTGGCGCGCGAGTTCGGCGTCAATCTGGCGAAGGTGAAAGGGACAGGTCGTAAAGGCCGTATCCTGCGCGAGGACGTACAGGCTTACGTGAAAGACGCGGTGAAACGCGCTGAATCCGCTCCGGCGGCGGGCGGTTCTCTGCCGGGTCTGCTGCCTTGGCCGAAGGTCGATTTCAGCAAGTTTGGCGAAGTCGAAGAGGTGGAACTGGGCCGTATTCAGAAGATCTCCGGCGCCAACCTGCATCGCAACTGGGTGATGATCCCGCACGTGACGCAGTTCGACGAAGCGGATATCACCGAAGTCGAAGCGTTCCGCAAACAGCAGAACGTGGAAGCCGAGAAGAAGAAACTGGACGTGAAGATCACGCCCGTCGTGTTCATCATGAAAGCCGTCGCGAAAGCGCTGGAAGAGTTCCCGCGTTTCAACAGCTCGCTGTCCGAAGACGGTCAGCGCCTGACGCTGAAAAAATACGTCAACGTCGGTGTTGCGGTTGATACCCCGAACGGTCTGGTCGTGCCGGTGTTCCGCGATGTGAACAAAAAAGGCATCGTCGAACTGTCTCGCGAGCTGATGGAGATCTCCAAAAAAGCCCGCGCAGGCAAGCTGACGGCTTCCGACATGCAGGGCGGATGCTTTACCATTTCCAGCTTGGGCGGTCTTGGCACCACGGCGTTTACGCCGATCGTCAACGCGCCGGAAGTGGCTATCCTTGGCGTCTCCAAATCGGCGACCAAGCCGGTCTGGAACGGCAAAGAGTTCACGCCGCGCCTGATGCTGCCACTGTCTCTGTCATTCGACCACCGTGTTATCGACGGTGCGGACGGCGCGCGTTTCATCAGCTTCATCAACAATGTGATGTCTGATATTCGTCGTCTGGTGATGTAATCGCCGGGGCCGGCCTGCGGGCCGGTCTTCTGGCTAACGTCGACGCCGTGGCGGCAAGCTGTTGCCGCGGCATGTTTGAGACGCAGATCCCCCTGGCTCGTCTTGCGGAGCGTTAACAACGCTGTAAACTCAATGTCAGTGTGGGGCGTCCCGGTGGATGACGGGCGTACTGATCCCTAACAACCACGTCTGACCGCCGGACAAACAAAACAAGAGGTCATGATGAGTACTGAAATTAAAGCCCAGGTGGTGGTGCTTGGCGCGGGCCCGGCAGGATATTCTGCCGCGTTTCGCTGCGCGGACTTAGGTCTGGACACCGTACTGGTAGAACGTTATGCCACGTTGGGCGGTGTTTGCCTCAACGTCGGATGTATCCCTTCCAAAGCCTTGCTGCATGTTGCGAAAGTCATCGAAGAAGCTAAAGCGCTTGCCACGCACGGTATCGTGTTCGGCGAACCTCAGACCGACATCGACAAGATTCGCTCCTGGAAAGAAAAAGTCATCAACCAGCTGACCGGCGGTCTGGCAGGGATGGCGAAGGGCCGTAAAGTTAAAGTCGTTAACGGTCTCGGCAAATTCACCGGCGCGAACACGCTGGTTGTTAAAGGCGAAGGCGGCAA
It encodes:
- the ampE gene encoding beta-lactamase regulator AmpE — its product is MTLFTLLLVLGWERLFKQGERWQLDHHFAVRLRHLSSPSLIQTLLLSLASMAMTSLLMWVVSGWLFGLPMLILWVIIGLLCVGAGEMRLHYHCYLQAAQRGEADAERQMSAELALIHGLPVGASESERLKELQNALLWINFRYYLAPLFWFVVAGPYGPIALVGYACLRAHQTMLARYHTPLERANSGVDTLLHWLDWIPVRLAGAAYALLGHGEKALPAWFSALLDFHSTQYWVLTRLAQFSLAREPHIDPLATPAAAVKLAKKVTLVIVVVVALLTIYGALI
- a CDS encoding amino acid permease, with the translated sequence MQNQQDGTLKRGLKNRHIQLIALGGAVGTGLFLGIAQTIKMAGPSVLLGYAIGGIIAFFIMRQLGEMSVEEPVAGSFSHFAYKYWGNFAGFASGWNYWVLYVLVAMAELSAVGIYVQYWWPGIPTWVSAAVFFMVINAINLANVKIYGEMEFWFALIKVAAIIGMIAFGGWLLLSGQGGPEATVTNLWNQGGFFPNGIMGLVMAMAVIMFSFGGLELVGITAAEADDPEKSIPRATNQVIYRILIFYIGSLTILLSLYPWGKVVEGGSPFVMIFHELNSDVVATILNIVVLTAALSVYNSCVYCNSRMLYGLSKQGNGPKALSTVDARGVPVIAIAISALATAFCVLINYLIPGKALELLMALVVSALVINWAMISLAHIKFRQHKDREGIETKFKALLYPFGNYLCLLFMAGILVIMALTPGIRISVILIPFWLAVLGCGYWLKQRKQAK
- the aceF gene encoding pyruvate dehydrogenase complex dihydrolipoyllysine-residue acetyltransferase, yielding MAIEINVPDIGSDEVEVTEVMVKVGDTVEAEQSLITVEGDKASMEVPSPQAGVVKEIKIAVGDKVSTGSLIMVFDSADSAAEAPAPAAAQPEAAQAAPAAASAVKEVEVPDIGGDEVEVTEVMVKVGDSVEAEQSLITVEGDKASMEVPAPFAGTVKEIKIATGDKVKTGSLIMVFEVAGAAPAAQASQPAAAPAAASTGSAAKDVNVPDIGGDEVEVTEVMVSVGDKVTAEQSLITVEGDKASMEVPAPFAGTVKEIKIATGDKVKTGSLIMVFEVEGAAPAAAAKTEASAAPAPAKAAPAAAPAAASSSAKGEFAENDAYVHATPVIRRLAREFGVNLAKVKGTGRKGRILREDVQAYVKDAVKRAESAPAAGGSLPGLLPWPKVDFSKFGEVEEVELGRIQKISGANLHRNWVMIPHVTQFDEADITEVEAFRKQQNVEAEKKKLDVKITPVVFIMKAVAKALEEFPRFNSSLSEDGQRLTLKKYVNVGVAVDTPNGLVVPVFRDVNKKGIVELSRELMEISKKARAGKLTASDMQGGCFTISSLGGLGTTAFTPIVNAPEVAILGVSKSATKPVWNGKEFTPRLMLPLSLSFDHRVIDGADGARFISFINNVMSDIRRLVM
- the pdhR gene encoding pyruvate dehydrogenase complex transcriptional repressor PdhR — translated: MAYSKIRQPKLSDVIEQQLEFLILEGTLRPGEKLPPERELAKQFEVSRPSLREAIQRLEGKGLLLRRQGGGTFVQTNLWHSVSDPLAELLSNHPESQFDLLETRHALEGIAAYYAALRGTESDLQRIRECHLLIEQARDSGDLAAESEAVMHYQVAVTEATHNVVLLHLLRCMGPVLEQNVRQNFELLYLSREVLAKVSSHRARIFEAIVAREPEQAREASHRHLAFIEEILLELNREHSRRERSLRRLQQRKD
- the aceE gene encoding pyruvate dehydrogenase (acetyl-transferring), homodimeric type, with the translated sequence MSERLNSDVDPIETRDWLQAIESVIREEGVERAQFLIDQVLSEARKGGVKTAAGSASSSYINSIAVEDEPAYPGNLDLERRIRSTIRWNAVMTVLRASKKDLELGGHMASYQSSATFYEVCFNHFFRARNAQDGGDLVYFQGHISPGVYARAFVEGRLTEEQMNNFRQEVHGHGLSSYPHPKLMPEFWQFPTVSMGLGPIGAIYQAKFLKYLEHRGLKDTSKQTVYAFLGDGEMDEPESKGAITIATREKLDNLVFVINCNLQRLDGPVTGNGKIINELEGVFGGAGWEVIKVIWGGRWDELLRKDTSGKLIQLMNETVDGDYQTFKSKNGAYVREHFFGKYPETAELVKDWTDDEIWALNRGGHDPKKVYAALKKAQDTKGKPIVILAHTIKGYGMGDAAEGKNIAHQVKKINMEGVRYFRDRFNVPVKDEELEKLPLLTFDKDSEEYKYLHERRQALEGYVPSRQPNFSGSLDLPTLEDFGPLLEEQNKEISTTIAFVRALNVMLKNKSIKDRLVPIIADEARTFGMEGLFRQIGIYSPNGQQYTPQDREQVAYYKEDEKGQILQEGINELGAGASWLAAATSYSTNDLPMIPFYIYYSMFGFQRIGDLCWAAGDQQARGFLIGGTSGRTTLNGEGLQHEDGHSHIQSLTIPNCISYDPAFAYEVAVIMHDGLHRMYGEAQENVYYYITTLNENYHMPAMPQGAEDGIRKGIYKLETVEGSKGKVQLLGSGSILRHVREAAVILSKDYGIGSDVYSVTSFTELARDGQDCERWNMLHPAETPRVPYIAQVMSEAPAVASTDYMKLFAEQVRTYIPASDYRVLGTDGFGRSDSRENLRHHFEVDASYVVVAALGELAKRGEVEASEVAEAIKKFNIDPEKVNPRLA